The following proteins are co-located in the Methanobrevibacter sp. TMH8 genome:
- the hemB gene encoding porphobilinogen synthase codes for MNFPITRMRRLRRSPEIRDIFRETKLNKEDLIYPIFVKEGLEDGKKEEILSMPGEYRYSIDDAVKYGKKLEEKGLKSIIIFGIPLEATKDEIGSPAFAKDGIVQRTIKRFKKETNLVVITDVCLCQYTSHGHCGIFHDGNDDVKTDESENDLNITMDPILPKKNRYKILNDETLKYLARVALSHARAGADIVAPSDMMDGRVGAIREILEKYGFGNTLVMSYSAKYASSFYTPFRDAVSSAPSMGDRKTYQMDPANAREAIRESDLDVIEGSDILMVKPALAYLDIIKSLKDNFDLPIAAYNVSGEYSMIKAGIDAGYLTEDAILESVLSIKRAGADLILTHFAPYLLDIL; via the coding sequence ATGAATTTTCCAATTACTAGAATGAGACGTCTTCGAAGATCTCCAGAAATTAGAGATATTTTTAGAGAAACAAAATTGAATAAAGAAGATTTGATATATCCTATCTTTGTTAAAGAAGGGCTTGAAGATGGAAAAAAAGAAGAAATACTATCTATGCCTGGAGAATATAGATATTCTATTGATGATGCTGTTAAATATGGAAAAAAACTAGAAGAAAAAGGTTTAAAATCTATTATAATTTTTGGAATTCCATTAGAGGCTACTAAAGATGAAATTGGTTCTCCTGCTTTTGCAAAGGATGGAATAGTTCAAAGAACAATTAAACGATTTAAAAAAGAAACTAATTTAGTAGTCATAACCGATGTTTGTTTGTGTCAATATACTTCTCATGGGCATTGTGGAATTTTTCATGATGGAAACGATGATGTGAAAACTGATGAATCTGAGAATGATTTAAATATTACTATGGATCCAATACTTCCTAAAAAAAATAGATACAAAATTTTAAATGACGAAACCCTTAAATATTTAGCTAGAGTAGCTTTATCTCATGCAAGAGCAGGTGCGGATATTGTAGCTCCTTCAGATATGATGGATGGTAGAGTCGGTGCTATTAGAGAAATTTTAGAAAAATATGGTTTTGGAAATACACTAGTTATGTCTTATTCAGCCAAATATGCTTCTTCATTTTATACTCCTTTTAGAGATGCTGTATCATCAGCTCCATCTATGGGTGATAGAAAAACTTATCAAATGGATCCAGCTAATGCTCGTGAAGCTATTAGAGAATCTGATCTTGATGTAATAGAAGGTTCTGATATATTAATGGTTAAACCTGCACTTGCTTATTTAGATATCATTAAATCTTTAAAAGATAACTTTGATCTTCCAATAGCTGCTTATAATGTAAGTGGAGAGTATTCTATGATTAAAGCTGGAATAGATGCAGGTTATCTAACAGAAGATGCTATTCTTGAAAGTGTACTTTCTATTAAAAGAGCTGGAGCTGATTTAATTTTAACTCATTTTGCTCCTTATCTTTTAGATATACTTTAA
- a CDS encoding triphosphoribosyl-dephospho-CoA synthase, with translation MNPYLIAKIAQISSALEVSGYPKPGNVHRTRDFHDMVFEDFIISGIVIGDTIREAATHASEINNSISFKEANLGKFILQSVKETDKWVANNTNLGIIMLLTPIAMSAAISSNINELRENIHKIILNSSVIDTVAFYEAIALADAGGMGDQEEFSVTNEEATKELIENNLSIFDVLNISSSWDSLAMELTTKLPTTFDIGYPIFSKIKNEYSINLATVITFLTILSQIPDTLISRKYGDEKAKEVSILAMEVLNSLDLDNDIDKFNKKLSEFDDYLFENKLNPGTTADLTASSIMVSYLVDYL, from the coding sequence ATGAATCCTTATTTAATAGCTAAAATAGCTCAAATATCATCTGCCCTTGAAGTAAGTGGTTATCCAAAACCTGGAAATGTTCACAGAACTCGTGATTTTCATGATATGGTCTTTGAAGATTTTATTATTAGTGGAATTGTAATTGGAGATACAATAAGAGAAGCTGCTACACATGCATCTGAAATTAACAATTCAATATCTTTTAAAGAAGCAAATTTAGGTAAATTTATTCTACAATCAGTTAAAGAAACTGATAAATGGGTAGCTAACAATACTAACTTGGGAATTATAATGTTACTTACTCCAATAGCTATGTCTGCAGCTATTAGCTCTAATATTAATGAATTGAGGGAAAATATTCATAAAATTATTCTTAATTCTTCTGTAATTGATACTGTAGCTTTTTATGAAGCTATTGCTCTAGCTGATGCTGGTGGAATGGGTGATCAAGAAGAATTTAGTGTAACAAACGAAGAAGCTACTAAAGAACTTATTGAAAATAATTTGAGTATATTTGATGTTTTGAATATCTCTTCTTCTTGGGATAGTTTAGCTATGGAATTGACTACTAAATTGCCAACTACATTTGATATTGGATACCCAATATTTTCAAAGATAAAAAATGAATATTCAATTAATTTAGCTACTGTTATCACATTTCTAACAATTTTATCACAAATTCCAGATACACTTATATCAAGAAAATATGGAGATGAAAAAGCAAAAGAAGTATCTATTTTAGCTATGGAAGTTTTAAATTCTCTAGATCTTGATAATGATATTGATAAATTTAATAAAAAATTATCTGAATTTGATGATTATTTATTTGAAAATAAATTAAACCCTGGAACTACTGCTGATTTAACTGCTTCTTCTATAATGGTTAGCTATTTAGTTGATTATTTATAG
- a CDS encoding phenylalanine--tRNA ligase subunit alpha, which produces MSENIIKVINELHIYEKKLLKSLEENENYTPENIARNNSMDIKSVMSAAGSLASKDIIEVDKTVTESIKLTDVGKKYAEIGLPERRVLNVLSQEKEIAMKDLAKSTGIENHEIKIVIGWLVRKKWGKIDKGTIKITDFGEDFKDKKGNDEILLEKLLNNENNQNNENFLILVTDLDEDLISGLKQLNERKNLIETDKKTTHSFKILDKGEKILKKGFSIQEEATQLTSEQLKTGEWKNLKYRPYDINAEYPEIFPGKGHPLRRIIEEIREIFLNLGFSESNGSILESAFWNFDSLFQPQDHAAREMQDTFYVKNPQDCHLPDQELVDSVAKTHETGGNTGSEGWNYKWSKEVAKQAVLRTHTTGISTRCLEENEPPIKMFSVGRVFRRETITYKHLPEFHQVEGIVAAKDISYQNLLGTLKEFYKKLGFEVRFRPAYFPYTYLSTECEVYLEEKESWIELGGSGMFRPEVLKPLGIDVPVLAFGLGIERLAMIRYDISDIRMLYKSDIKWLRELPIENGIKLD; this is translated from the coding sequence ATGAGTGAAAACATTATCAAAGTCATTAATGAGCTACATATTTATGAAAAAAAGCTATTAAAATCTCTTGAGGAAAATGAAAATTATACTCCTGAAAATATAGCTAGAAATAATTCCATGGATATTAAATCAGTTATGAGTGCAGCAGGATCACTTGCTTCTAAAGATATTATTGAAGTAGATAAAACTGTAACTGAATCCATTAAATTAACCGATGTTGGTAAAAAATATGCTGAAATTGGGCTTCCTGAAAGAAGAGTTTTAAATGTTCTTAGTCAAGAAAAAGAAATAGCTATGAAAGATTTAGCTAAATCTACTGGGATTGAAAATCATGAAATTAAAATTGTTATTGGTTGGTTAGTTCGTAAAAAATGGGGAAAAATTGATAAAGGAACTATTAAAATCACTGATTTTGGAGAGGATTTTAAGGATAAAAAAGGCAATGATGAGATTTTGTTGGAAAAACTATTAAATAATGAAAATAATCAAAATAATGAAAATTTTCTAATTTTAGTAACTGATCTTGATGAAGATTTAATTTCTGGATTAAAACAGTTAAATGAAAGAAAAAATCTTATTGAAACCGATAAAAAAACAACTCATAGCTTTAAAATTCTTGATAAAGGAGAAAAAATATTGAAAAAAGGATTTTCTATTCAAGAAGAAGCTACTCAACTTACATCAGAACAACTTAAAACAGGAGAATGGAAAAACTTAAAATATCGTCCTTATGATATTAATGCTGAATATCCAGAGATTTTTCCAGGAAAAGGGCATCCTCTTAGAAGAATCATTGAAGAAATAAGGGAAATATTTCTCAATCTTGGATTTTCAGAAAGCAATGGTTCTATTTTAGAGTCTGCATTTTGGAATTTTGATTCACTTTTCCAACCACAAGATCATGCAGCTCGTGAAATGCAAGATACTTTCTATGTTAAAAATCCTCAGGATTGTCATCTTCCTGATCAAGAGTTAGTTGATAGTGTAGCTAAAACTCATGAAACTGGAGGAAATACTGGATCAGAAGGCTGGAATTATAAATGGTCTAAAGAAGTTGCAAAACAAGCAGTTCTTCGAACTCACACTACTGGAATTTCTACAAGATGTTTGGAAGAAAATGAACCTCCTATAAAGATGTTTTCTGTTGGAAGAGTATTTAGAAGAGAAACAATAACTTACAAACATCTTCCTGAGTTTCATCAAGTAGAAGGTATTGTTGCAGCTAAGGATATTAGCTATCAAAATCTTCTTGGAACTTTAAAAGAATTTTATAAAAAACTTGGTTTTGAGGTTCGATTTAGACCAGCTTATTTCCCATATACATATCTATCAACTGAATGTGAAGTTTATCTTGAAGAAAAAGAGAGTTGGATAGAACTGGGAGGTTCTGGAATGTTTAGACCAGAAGTTTTAAAACCTTTGGGAATTGATGTTCCAGTACTTGCTTTTGGTCTTGGAATTGAAAGACTAGCTATGATTCGTTATGATATTAGTGATATTAGAATGCTTTATAAAAGTGATATCAAATGGCTAAGAGAACTTCCAATTGAGAACGGGATAAAATTAGATTAA
- a CDS encoding CBS domain-containing protein, with the protein MKIKDVMNQQVISISENTTPIEAFEKMYKNGVRRLFVLDREGTPKGVVSYSDLIGVLNQLSDFDKENNKTMISDIMTTNIVTVNAQEEIKNAANLMLRADISGLLALDARKPVGVITKTDICRLVAAGLLIPKKE; encoded by the coding sequence ATGAAAATCAAAGATGTTATGAATCAACAAGTTATATCTATATCTGAAAATACAACTCCCATAGAAGCATTTGAAAAAATGTATAAAAATGGAGTCAGGAGACTCTTTGTCTTAGATCGAGAAGGAACTCCTAAAGGCGTAGTTTCTTATAGTGACCTTATTGGTGTTTTGAATCAGTTAAGTGATTTTGATAAAGAAAACAATAAAACAATGATATCTGATATTATGACAACTAACATTGTAACGGTTAATGCCCAAGAAGAAATAAAAAATGCAGCTAATTTAATGTTAAGGGCAGATATCTCTGGACTTCTAGCTTTAGATGCCAGAAAACCTGTAGGAGTTATTACTAAAACTGATATTTGTAGATTAGTAGCGGCAGGTTTGCTCATTCCAAAAAAAGAATAA
- the nikR gene encoding nickel-responsive transcriptional regulator NikR codes for MMRISMSLPKKLLADFDDVLKDRGYQSRSKGIRDALKDYIVRYQWMNEMEGQRIGVITVIYDHYYTGVMENLAEIQHDYRDEINTSMHIHMTSKYCMEVIVVNGDVNSIRELTEKMMRLKGVDHVKLTSTANGEAFDPD; via the coding sequence ATGATGAGAATAAGTATGTCTCTACCAAAAAAATTGCTCGCTGATTTTGATGATGTTTTAAAAGACAGAGGGTACCAATCTCGTTCTAAAGGTATTAGAGACGCTTTAAAAGATTATATTGTCCGTTATCAATGGATGAATGAGATGGAAGGTCAAAGAATTGGTGTTATAACTGTAATCTATGACCATTATTATACTGGGGTCATGGAAAATTTAGCTGAAATCCAGCATGATTATAGGGATGAAATTAATACCAGTATGCACATCCATATGACTTCTAAATATTGTATGGAAGTTATTGTTGTAAATGGAGATGTCAATAGTATAAGAGAATTAACTGAAAAAATGATGAGACTTAAAGGTGTCGATCACGTAAAACTCACCAGTACAGCTAATGGTGAAGCTTTCGACCCAGATTAA
- a CDS encoding methyltransferase domain-containing protein, giving the protein MNFYVTPYHSNLIKDKDRISAFYEGIVDFFNDNKNDIAIKDSKNNALHPINLKTAFDIGCGSGILSYFLSEYFDSIIAIDIDSKIIDCAKKSFKEFGIENVTFINEDALTFDFNESADLIICEMLDTALIDEEEVLAIKNVKKYLNDNGKIIPQGVINIAEPISMERDYIHYEDEEFHGKKPKYKVLGKAVKFSEFDFLDEIEEKFKTIITFNIEDLYLGDICLDNICLDNIFNGIKITTFTKINENIICGPTPMFNPPLFIPINIQKKINCKKISVELEYIMGGGVETIKTNII; this is encoded by the coding sequence ATGAATTTTTATGTAACTCCTTATCACTCTAACCTTATCAAAGATAAAGATCGTATATCTGCTTTTTATGAAGGAATTGTTGATTTTTTTAATGATAATAAAAATGATATAGCTATTAAAGATAGCAAAAATAATGCTTTACATCCAATTAATTTAAAAACAGCATTTGATATTGGCTGTGGTTCAGGAATTCTTTCTTATTTTCTTTCAGAGTATTTTGATTCTATAATAGCTATTGACATTGATTCTAAAATTATTGATTGTGCAAAAAAATCTTTTAAAGAATTTGGAATTGAAAATGTTACTTTTATTAATGAAGATGCTCTAACTTTTGATTTTAATGAGTCTGCAGATTTAATTATATGTGAAATGTTAGATACTGCTTTAATAGATGAAGAAGAAGTTTTAGCAATTAAAAATGTTAAAAAATATCTAAATGATAATGGGAAAATTATTCCTCAAGGAGTAATCAATATAGCTGAACCTATTTCTATGGAAAGAGATTATATTCATTATGAAGATGAAGAATTTCATGGAAAAAAACCTAAATATAAAGTTTTAGGGAAAGCTGTTAAATTTTCTGAATTTGACTTTTTAGATGAGATTGAAGAAAAATTCAAAACAATAATTACTTTTAATATTGAAGATCTATATCTAGGGGATATATGTCTAGATAATATCTGTTTAGATAATATTTTTAATGGTATTAAAATAACTACATTTACAAAGATTAATGAAAATATTATATGTGGTCCAACTCCTATGTTTAATCCTCCTCTTTTTATTCCAATCAATATTCAAAAAAAAATAAATTGTAAAAAAATTTCAGTTGAATTAGAATATATTATGGGTGGAGGAGTAGAAACAATAAAGACTAATATAATTTAG
- the hycI gene encoding hydrogenase maturation peptidase HycI — MLGIGNELRGDDALGPFIINSLDSDQNNNLNNEKVTLINGGSAPENFTGLIKRENPSHILIIDAALMGSNPGTIKFVNKENIANINTSTHSMSLSFLIKYLENDMDFKFLFIGIEPLTMDLGDDLSKEVLKSLESVKDMIISVL; from the coding sequence ATATTAGGAATTGGAAATGAGCTTCGTGGTGATGATGCTTTAGGTCCTTTTATAATTAATAGTCTTGATTCTGATCAAAATAATAATTTAAATAATGAAAAAGTAACTCTTATTAATGGTGGTTCTGCACCTGAAAATTTCACAGGTTTGATTAAAAGAGAAAATCCTAGTCATATTTTGATAATTGATGCGGCTTTAATGGGTAGTAATCCTGGAACTATTAAATTTGTAAATAAAGAAAATATAGCTAATATTAATACTTCAACACATTCCATGTCTTTATCGTTTTTAATTAAATATTTAGAAAATGATATGGATTTTAAGTTTTTGTTTATTGGTATTGAACCTTTAACTATGGATTTAGGGGATGACTTATCAAAAGAAGTTTTAAAAAGTTTAGAATCTGTTAAAGACATGATTATTTCTGTATTATAA
- a CDS encoding ATP-grasp domain-containing protein — translation MKILFIGARLFDDVDFYLKENNIESVLTESNPNSPNLDCADFKFIVPRGMDAPLKIAKEKSVKGIIPLIGIDDPLMDVAIAKQKVEKDLNIPFIASNTFSISITSDKIKTKEFFNEFCIDTAKFQVISSEPDKLINIDNSNISNISSFDNIDFEYPVVLKQRSGQGGRDIFIAENSSEANDYMNYHDEVLCEEFIEGSEISIEVLGFKGEYLPLVPVYKGETTFEGIHPLNKVRSAPAEIEGLNNEMVRNIAYNIAKSLKSEGTIDIDFIFSKKDKKLYALEVNSRPSGTRYLTAAASGIHPLTKLIDMVQGNFDIKTVENEIKDYFALEIPIMNYSGPKKEDPQKKFTKNSWVVHGPKNYERITISGESKEKTLELARYLLGNKLDDFNLDKS, via the coding sequence ATGAAAATTTTATTTATTGGAGCTAGATTATTTGATGATGTGGACTTTTATTTAAAAGAAAATAATATTGAAAGTGTATTAACTGAATCTAATCCTAATTCTCCTAATTTAGACTGTGCAGATTTTAAATTTATTGTTCCAAGAGGAATGGATGCACCTTTAAAAATAGCTAAAGAAAAATCTGTTAAAGGGATTATTCCTCTTATTGGTATTGATGATCCTTTGATGGATGTAGCTATAGCTAAACAAAAAGTTGAAAAGGACTTAAACATTCCTTTTATAGCTTCTAATACTTTTTCAATTTCTATTACTTCTGATAAAATAAAGACCAAAGAATTTTTCAATGAATTTTGTATTGATACAGCTAAATTTCAAGTAATCTCTTCTGAGCCTGATAAACTTATTAATATTGATAATTCTAATATTTCTAATATTTCTTCTTTTGATAATATTGATTTTGAATATCCTGTTGTTTTAAAACAAAGAAGTGGTCAAGGTGGTAGAGATATATTTATAGCTGAAAATTCTAGTGAAGCTAATGATTATATGAATTATCATGATGAAGTCCTTTGTGAAGAATTTATTGAAGGTAGTGAGATTTCTATTGAAGTTTTAGGGTTTAAAGGAGAATATTTACCTCTTGTTCCTGTTTATAAAGGTGAAACAACTTTTGAAGGGATTCATCCTTTAAATAAAGTTAGATCTGCTCCAGCTGAAATTGAAGGGTTAAATAATGAAATGGTTAGAAATATAGCTTATAATATAGCTAAATCTTTAAAATCAGAAGGAACTATTGATATTGATTTTATATTTTCAAAAAAAGATAAAAAATTATATGCATTAGAAGTTAATTCACGTCCTAGTGGAACACGATATTTAACTGCAGCTGCTTCTGGAATTCATCCATTAACAAAATTAATTGATATGGTACAGGGTAACTTTGATATTAAAACTGTTGAAAATGAAATAAAAGATTATTTTGCATTAGAAATACCTATAATGAATTATTCAGGTCCTAAAAAAGAAGATCCTCAAAAAAAGTTTACTAAGAATTCTTGGGTGGTTCATGGTCCTAAAAATTATGAACGTATTACAATTAGTGGTGAATCTAAAGAAAAAACATTAGAATTAGCTAGATATCTTCTTGGAAATAAGTTGGATGATTTTAATTTAGATAAATCATAA
- a CDS encoding phospho-N-acetylmuramoyl-pentapeptide-transferase: MNYIDLLVLFIITFISSIAFTYYIRKILIGADISDNPIVSEHRHKAGTPTMGGIAFLFSVLFIVSIYFKNQYILITSLIMLTAGIAGLLDDLIGFKVKEYQKLIKNITDGPLTIGQLTLAPNEEARAATPEAKSVVDNLLSEKKLELLAELPIKNEMGEMEKIIGQLVIGIFLIVTGTITTLGGFSLGPFITLGGVAIGILAIPVIIIAIIGAINAINLIDGMDGLASGIIAIASIACGIFGFINNDYGVVSVFIVLAAISLGFLVFNRYPASIFMGDTGSFALGAGFATAVLVTNIPYFGVLSLAVPIGSVIVSLIHRAKIIRLPVEPLHHTLHYRGISEKKIVFIYWILTAVICLIGLLAEYYIFL; this comes from the coding sequence ATGAACTATATTGATCTATTGGTACTATTTATAATAACTTTTATTTCTTCTATAGCTTTCACATACTATATAAGAAAGATATTAATCGGAGCAGATATTTCAGATAACCCTATTGTTTCAGAACATAGACATAAAGCAGGTACTCCTACAATGGGAGGAATAGCTTTCTTATTTTCTGTTTTGTTTATTGTATCAATTTATTTTAAAAATCAATATATTCTTATTACTTCTCTAATCATGCTTACAGCTGGAATTGCTGGACTTCTTGATGATTTAATCGGATTTAAAGTCAAAGAATATCAGAAATTAATAAAAAATATAACTGATGGTCCTTTAACTATTGGTCAACTCACACTTGCTCCTAATGAAGAAGCTAGAGCAGCTACTCCTGAAGCAAAATCTGTTGTTGATAATCTTTTATCTGAAAAAAAGCTAGAACTTTTAGCTGAACTTCCAATTAAAAATGAAATGGGTGAGATGGAAAAGATTATTGGTCAACTAGTTATTGGAATATTTCTTATAGTTACTGGAACCATTACTACATTGGGTGGTTTTTCACTTGGGCCTTTTATAACATTAGGAGGAGTAGCTATAGGAATTTTAGCCATTCCTGTAATTATAATTGCTATTATTGGAGCTATCAATGCTATTAATCTAATTGATGGAATGGATGGTTTAGCTAGTGGAATTATAGCAATTGCATCTATTGCATGTGGTATTTTTGGATTCATTAATAATGATTATGGAGTTGTTTCTGTTTTCATAGTATTAGCTGCAATAAGTCTTGGATTTTTGGTATTTAATCGATATCCTGCTTCTATTTTTATGGGAGACACAGGATCTTTTGCTTTAGGTGCAGGATTTGCAACAGCAGTACTTGTAACTAACATTCCTTATTTTGGAGTTTTATCATTAGCTGTCCCTATTGGATCAGTTATCGTTAGTTTGATTCATAGAGCAAAAATAATAAGACTTCCAGTAGAACCATTACATCATACACTTCATTATCGTGGAATCTCTGAAAAAAAGATTGTTTTTATCTATTGGATTTTAACAGCTGTTATTTGTCTAATTGGTTTGTTAGCTGAATATTATATCTTTTTATAA
- a CDS encoding Mur ligase family protein — protein MIDTNITIDSLAEAISGKIIGAQNFRSPNGFTGIFNILKDSTEGDIVIRHWIDEKGIKIASTKNVACIITEDPRGNSVDMAIDLKIPLIVVEKIEEANAVALNWTIKSFAPNSKRVVISGTNGKSTTSHMVYHILKSTGANTLTNTDSKSEFNTLIDPMVPKLISEHVVSNGKELEYLVIEASEVQGWLGKLMHDHAFLMTKSVDPDIAVVTNVAIDHIGLVSSIEEVFNETSGVAKAIRKGVLVLNNDDKKVVFMANFADDDVKTFYFSMNDCIDAKKSNDNIDQYNCLYYDRKEESIIYDSKSILTIDELPFNSDHFIQNTLAAISVCLSLKIEISDIITGVKSYKSLKRRFRKINQSPLIIDDFAHNPEGIKATINAVTKLSKGDLKILCAIRGSRGKELNKINAEALGNVLSSINNDNKENLSNKIELILTSSADVVDEANFVEEFEENIFFDVLNGKNIKYTHYKNLYDSLEIVYNSSNVNDLILLIGAQGMDPAEELLKSIADEDTF, from the coding sequence ATGATAGATACTAATATTACTATTGATTCTTTAGCTGAAGCTATTTCAGGAAAAATTATTGGAGCTCAGAATTTCAGGTCTCCTAATGGGTTTACTGGAATATTTAATATATTGAAGGATTCTACTGAAGGAGACATAGTAATTAGGCATTGGATTGATGAAAAAGGCATTAAGATTGCTTCTACAAAAAATGTAGCTTGTATAATCACAGAAGACCCACGTGGTAATTCTGTTGATATGGCTATTGATTTAAAAATCCCTTTGATTGTAGTTGAAAAGATTGAAGAAGCTAATGCTGTTGCATTAAATTGGACTATAAAAAGTTTTGCTCCAAATTCTAAACGTGTTGTTATTAGTGGTACAAATGGTAAATCAACAACTTCTCATATGGTTTATCATATTTTAAAATCTACTGGAGCTAATACATTAACAAATACTGATTCAAAATCTGAATTCAATACTTTAATCGATCCTATGGTCCCTAAATTAATCTCAGAACATGTTGTTTCTAATGGAAAAGAATTAGAATATCTTGTAATCGAAGCATCAGAAGTTCAAGGTTGGTTAGGTAAATTAATGCATGATCATGCTTTTTTAATGACAAAATCTGTAGATCCTGATATTGCTGTTGTAACCAATGTAGCTATTGATCATATTGGTTTAGTTAGTTCTATTGAAGAAGTTTTTAATGAAACTTCAGGAGTAGCTAAAGCTATAAGAAAAGGGGTCCTTGTTTTAAACAATGATGATAAAAAAGTAGTTTTTATGGCTAATTTTGCAGATGATGATGTAAAAACTTTTTATTTTTCAATGAATGATTGTATTGATGCTAAAAAATCAAATGATAATATTGATCAGTATAATTGTTTATATTATGATAGAAAAGAGGAATCTATTATTTATGATTCTAAATCTATCTTAACTATTGATGAGTTACCTTTTAATAGTGACCATTTTATTCAAAATACTTTAGCTGCAATTTCCGTATGTTTATCTTTGAAAATTGAAATTTCAGATATTATAACTGGTGTGAAGTCTTATAAATCTTTAAAAAGGAGATTTAGGAAAATTAATCAATCTCCACTCATTATAGATGATTTTGCACATAACCCTGAAGGAATTAAAGCAACAATCAATGCAGTGACTAAATTGTCCAAAGGGGATCTTAAAATACTTTGTGCAATTAGAGGATCTAGAGGTAAAGAATTAAATAAAATTAATGCTGAAGCTCTTGGAAATGTTTTAAGTTCGATTAACAATGACAATAAAGAAAATTTATCTAATAAAATTGAATTAATTTTAACTAGTAGTGCAGATGTTGTTGATGAAGCAAATTTTGTTGAAGAATTTGAAGAAAATATATTTTTTGACGTTTTAAATGGAAAAAATATTAAATATACTCATTATAAAAATCTCTATGATTCATTAGAGATTGTTTATAATTCTTCTAATGTCAATGACCTTATTCTATTAATTGGTGCTCAAGGGATGGATCCTGCTGAAGAACTTTTGAAATCCATTGCTGATGAAGATACTTTTTAG
- a CDS encoding DUF356 domain-containing protein, which translates to MALILIRGDNNSKLLNAIADIERHAQLHLIDNPQKIDAEFADSIVESILNAPLRNKSKVATAFFVNEDITLAIMQIKKIHPPAHVIVVSDEYKEFEVLNKKLEDAPVFRGYYSNKSTKGTERKDYKVK; encoded by the coding sequence ATGGCCTTGATATTAATTCGTGGAGATAATAATTCCAAATTGCTTAATGCAATTGCAGATATTGAAAGACATGCTCAATTACATTTAATAGACAACCCTCAAAAGATAGATGCAGAATTTGCAGATTCTATTGTTGAAAGTATTTTAAATGCTCCTTTGAGAAACAAATCTAAAGTAGCTACTGCATTTTTCGTAAATGAAGATATTACATTAGCTATTATGCAAATTAAAAAAATTCATCCTCCTGCTCATGTTATTGTTGTTAGTGATGAATATAAAGAATTTGAAGTATTAAATAAAAAATTAGAAGATGCTCCTGTTTTTAGAGGATATTACTCTAATAAGTCAACAAAAGGAACAGAACGTAAAGATTATAAAGTGAAATAA
- a CDS encoding multiprotein bridging factor aMBF1 — MRCEICGQSIEEGKSKRTKIDGSIMEVCPDCSKFGVIQKTPKPKFTQSKSKEKSGSNGINRPKRTPRPMYSLDEPTEELVEDFETIVRKSREVKGLSREELGEKIYEKVSVINRIESGKMVPDIKLAKKLEKTLNITLIEKISDMDLEDFKNRTSGGPTLGDIVKIKKK; from the coding sequence ATGAGATGCGAAATTTGTGGTCAATCCATAGAGGAAGGTAAATCAAAAAGAACAAAAATAGATGGTTCTATAATGGAAGTCTGTCCGGATTGCTCTAAATTTGGTGTAATACAAAAAACTCCAAAACCAAAATTTACTCAAAGTAAATCTAAAGAAAAATCTGGATCTAATGGAATTAATCGCCCTAAAAGAACTCCAAGACCTATGTATTCTCTTGATGAACCTACAGAAGAATTAGTTGAAGATTTTGAAACAATTGTCCGAAAATCTCGTGAAGTTAAAGGATTATCACGAGAAGAGCTCGGTGAAAAAATATATGAAAAAGTATCTGTTATAAATAGAATTGAATCAGGTAAAATGGTTCCTGATATAAAGTTAGCTAAAAAACTTGAAAAAACTTTAAATATTACACTTATTGAAAAAATATCTGATATGGATCTAGAAGATTTCAAAAATAGAACTTCTGGCGGACCAACACTGGGAGATATAGTTAAAATCAAAAAAAAATGA